The Salinirubellus salinus genome segment GGTGTCAGCCGGGGGTCGGTCGGTACGTCCGGGCGAGTGCCGCTCAGAACGCGTCCGGGACGACGTCGATGTCGGCGTGGGTGCCCTCGTGGACGGCGGCGTGGACGTGGCAGATCTCCTCGCCGAGTTCGATCAGTGCCTCGACCTGTTCGTCGTCGAGTTCGTCCTCGACGTGGACGGTGAACGCGACGGAGCCGTCGACGATGTCGTCGTCCTCGTCGAGGTCCGCGCTGGCCTCGGTCTCGATGCGGCCGAGGTCGAGGTCGTGTTCGCGGGCGGCGCCGGCGCGGAACGCGAAGGTGTAACAGGAGGCGTAGTCAGCCAGCAGTACCTCGGTCGGCATCGGTCCCTCGGCACCGGTGGCGTCGATGCTGAGTTCGAAGTCGCCGACGCGGCTGGAGGCGTAGTACTTCTCCTCGTTGACCGTGTGAGATTCGATGTCTGCCATTGCAGGCGTACCGTCTCGCGCCACGATAAAAAAGGTAGCAGGGTCGGTGACGGACGTCGGTCCGCGACGGTCGCCGGTCAGTACGCGTCGCCGTCGAGCGTGTACGACTCGTCGCCCTCGAGGACGACGACCTCGGCGTCGCTCCCGGTGGCCTTCGTCTCCCTGACGAAGTCGTCCGTGTCCACCTCGATGGGTGGGAACGTGTCGTAGTGCATCGGGAACGCGACGTCCACGTCCAGCCAGTCGACGGCGATGGCGGCCTGCACCGGACCCATCGTGAAGTGGTCGCCGATGGGCAGCGCGGCGGCGTCGGGCTCGAGGTACGGCCCGATGACCTCGCGCATCTCGACCATCAGGCTGGTGTCACCGGCGTGGTAGAACGTCGTGGCGTCGGGGTCGGACTCCTGCGTGGGCTTCTTGTCCGAGACGACGAACCCACCCGGCGGGCCGCCGGAGAACTCGTAGCCCGTCATGATGCCGTTGGTGTGGTCGGCCCGGACCATCGTGACGAAGGCGTCGCCACACTCGACGGTGCCGCCGTAGTTCATCCCGCCGGCCGGGATGGTGTTCTCGAACCCCATGTTCTCGGTGACGTACCCGGAGAGCTCGGGGGTGGTGACGAGCGTCGCGTCCGAGAACTCGCCGGCGTGAGCGATGTGGTCCTCGTGGCCGTGGGTCAGGAGGACGTAGTCCACCGGCCCCACGTCCGAGGGCTCCACGCTCGTGTGGGGGTTGCCGAAGAACGGGTCGATGAGCAGCGTCGTGTCGCCGACTTCCACGTGCCAGGTGGAGTGGCCGTGCCAGGTCAGTTCCATGAGCGTTCGGCGCTTCGACACGACGGAACTTAGCCGTTGTCGCACAGGAAGTCAGGTGTGACAGTTCCGGAGCCGACGGTGTCGTACCCGTCCGACGTGCTTACGTATCGGGGGTGAGACGGCAGGCGTAGATGGAGGCGGCCCTCTGGTACGTGTTGACGGGGACGCGCGGAGGGAAGAACCGTGCGCGCATCCTCCGGGCGCTC includes the following:
- a CDS encoding OsmC family protein — its product is MADIESHTVNEEKYYASSRVGDFELSIDATGAEGPMPTEVLLADYASCYTFAFRAGAAREHDLDLGRIETEASADLDEDDDIVDGSVAFTVHVEDELDDEQVEALIELGEEICHVHAAVHEGTHADIDVVPDAF
- a CDS encoding metal-dependent hydrolase, which codes for MELTWHGHSTWHVEVGDTTLLIDPFFGNPHTSVEPSDVGPVDYVLLTHGHEDHIAHAGEFSDATLVTTPELSGYVTENMGFENTIPAGGMNYGGTVECGDAFVTMVRADHTNGIMTGYEFSGGPPGGFVVSDKKPTQESDPDATTFYHAGDTSLMVEMREVIGPYLEPDAAALPIGDHFTMGPVQAAIAVDWLDVDVAFPMHYDTFPPIEVDTDDFVRETKATGSDAEVVVLEGDESYTLDGDAY